The region GTAAACTACGCCTACAAAGGAAATACCGCCGTAATTGACAGGGGCGATCGCACTCAAATGTCCTTCTCCCCGGACACCAAGCGCGAACCCACTTTTTTCATCGGCGAACTGCGCCAAAACATTGCTTTTCGCGAAGCTATCAGCGCCTTACACGATGTCGTCGTTTCCGACTTGCGGTTTAAACCAAAAGACAAAACCGCTTACAAAGAATGGGCGGCGAAACAGATGCAGATAGACTGGCAATTAGTAGCTGTCCAAAAACAAGAAGTTGCTAGTCGTATGAAGCAACTGCAAGAGGAACTCAAAGAACTTAATAACAACAGTTACCAGCGTCTCAAACCATATTACGATGCCAGAGATAAATTTCGCAACTATGTTTTTCAAAAGCAATTAGACCTGTATTTCTTATTCGATCCAGTTATCACAGTTCATCCAGATGAGATATTTTTTGAGTGCTTCAGCGTCGATGAATCCAGTTACGGACGCCTGGGTGCGAGTTACGAAGTATTCAAAAATATCGACGAATTCGCCTGCGGTACAACTAACATCGATTATTCCCACGACTTGTATAACGAATTTCAGAAAATCCGCAGTTACAAGACTACCAAATTAGAAGTAGATCCGTCAGGTTTTGAAGTTCAAACTACTAACGAAGAAGCTTTCAAAGAAGTCAAAATCGATTTACCGGATAGCTGGGTCAGAGGATTTTTACAAGTAAGTTCCGCAATGTCTTTACCGGCGACCCGATTCGATTTGCACCCGATGGATATCCACAATATGTGTTTGGTTTTGCGCCGCCACAAGGAAAAGCAAGGCCCGCGCAGTATGCGGTATCATTTAAAACCAGGGGAACCAGTGCGGGTGATTTTTGAACCGTGGAATATCGAGGTAGTTTGTCCGCGATCGCCCTACACGGGAACCTCAGAACAAGTCATCCGCGTTTGGGGACGCCGCCGCCTCCTCATCCTGGAACGTCTCATCGCCGTTGCTAAAAAGTTTACCGTCCACCTACTCGGTACGGGTATGCCTTCCTTCTACGTCGCCGATTTGGGCGATATGTCTTTCACCTTGGGATTGTCGGGATGGACTGCTAACGACTGGTCGCGATCGGGCAATTTTGACCTGATGACATCCCGCACAGAGGTAGACAACCTCACAAAACTCTCTATTTTCGAGATGCTGAAGCGGGATTGGTTACAAACGCCTGATTCGATCGCCAATCGCCTAAATGTCGATCGTTCTGTCGTTCTCAGCGCTCTCAGTGCTTACACGCAAGCGGGGCGTGCTATTTTTGACTTAAATAAGCAAGTGTATCGGGTGCGGGAATTGAGTCGGGAACCGTTACCGATGGATAAGTTACGTTTTGCTAACGAACGTGAAGAAAAGGCATCTCGCTTCTTGAGTCAAAATGCGGTGCGGGTGACTTCCTGTACTGGCGATCCGTCGAATGTGTTGATTTTGCAAGGCAATGTTAAAGATAAGGAAAAAACTTACACTCCCTCTTTGACGATCGACTCGGATAGTCGTATCATAAATGCAGAATGTACCTGCAATTGGCATTTCCAAAATAAGCTGTTCAAAGGCCCATGCGAACACATTTTGGCACTGCGAACTCAGCACCTCCGTCAAAGCAGGTAATTTGTTAACGCGCTACGCCAGAAGGCCCAACAGCCTTGCAATCCGGGCAGTGGATCGCTGTCCTTGCGTTTAGTTCGATCGCGCATCACTAGCCCGCTCTTTACTGTGCGTAGTGTCAGGTAGTATCGCTATTACGGTTTGGTTTCCGCGAAACTAATGAGCGATACTACCTGCACTACGCTTGAGTTGATCGGTCTAGTCCTGAGATGTTTACGAAGGGGCAACCTGATGGCAGTAGCGCATTATTTTTTCTTTCAATTAATCGAAATAGAAAATTTGTAGGGGAGAAGCATTCGGGCGACAATTTATCACGTAAAACCCAAAATTTTATATCCGAATGCTTCGCCCTCCCCCACTAATAATATGGATACCATTGAGCGATCGCCAGAAAATTACATTCAAGCAATGAACGAAGCCT is a window of Aerosakkonema funiforme FACHB-1375 DNA encoding:
- a CDS encoding SWIM zinc finger family protein; the encoded protein is MEVNYAYKGNTAVIDRGDRTQMSFSPDTKREPTFFIGELRQNIAFREAISALHDVVVSDLRFKPKDKTAYKEWAAKQMQIDWQLVAVQKQEVASRMKQLQEELKELNNNSYQRLKPYYDARDKFRNYVFQKQLDLYFLFDPVITVHPDEIFFECFSVDESSYGRLGASYEVFKNIDEFACGTTNIDYSHDLYNEFQKIRSYKTTKLEVDPSGFEVQTTNEEAFKEVKIDLPDSWVRGFLQVSSAMSLPATRFDLHPMDIHNMCLVLRRHKEKQGPRSMRYHLKPGEPVRVIFEPWNIEVVCPRSPYTGTSEQVIRVWGRRRLLILERLIAVAKKFTVHLLGTGMPSFYVADLGDMSFTLGLSGWTANDWSRSGNFDLMTSRTEVDNLTKLSIFEMLKRDWLQTPDSIANRLNVDRSVVLSALSAYTQAGRAIFDLNKQVYRVRELSREPLPMDKLRFANEREEKASRFLSQNAVRVTSCTGDPSNVLILQGNVKDKEKTYTPSLTIDSDSRIINAECTCNWHFQNKLFKGPCEHILALRTQHLRQSR